From the genome of Deferribacteraceae bacterium V6Fe1:
TTTTGCAAAATTAGGCTACAATCTTGGCATCAGTACGTCCGATATGCTTTTTTTTAGATTTGCCTTAGGCTTTTTAACTTTTACTATATATTTTTTAATTAAAGATTATAACCTGTTTTTTATAAAAAAAATAAATTTACTGAAAGCATTTTTTGCCGGTTCATTTCTCTACTTTACTCAAAGTAATCTATTTTTTCTCGCTGTCAAAAATATCTCGGTTTCAACGGCATCTTTGATTTTATATATGTATCCGCTTTTTGTAACTATTTTATCTATAATAATTTTCAAATACAAACTAAATACAGTAACATCGATATCGTTAGGGTTAATAATATTAGGCAGCTGCCTAATATTTTATGATGCCTTTGCCAACAAATATTCTTTTTTTGGTATTTTGTGTGCTTTAGGCGCAGCAACAACATTCTCGTTTTATCTTATTTTTATTCAATACTCCTTGCAAACCCAAAAACCACTCACATTTAGTTTTTATGTAATACTTTTTGCTTCAATAACATTTGCCTTTAATGCGGATTACTCAATGCCTGTCAATCATAATACCATACTACTTATTTTAGGACTCTCTTTTGTATCAACTTTTTTGGCAATTTCTCTTTTGTATGTATCAATAGAAATCATTGGGGCCGTTTACGCATCAATATTTTCATCTATAGAGCCCGTTATTACGGTATTGGCATCCGTTGTCATACTTTCTGAAAAAGTCAATTCCATAAAAGTAGCCGGAATGACTCTAATATTAATATCAATCTTGCTACCGCAACTAAAAAAGCTAAGGTTTATGACTTATGAACAAAAAAGCTCTTGAATATTTGGCGGATTTATCACTTTTACTTATTGCTTTAATCTGGGGCAGCACTTTTATTATAGTTAAAGAAAGTATAGAAAAAGTAGAGCCAAGTTTATTTATCAGTTACAGGTTTTTAATAGCCTCCCTAATACTTTTGCCTTTTCTAATCATTAAAAAAGATAAAGTTAACAAAGATTCTGTTTTAGCAGGACTTTTTATAGGTGCGGTTTTATTTACCGTATTTTATTTTCAAACCTTTGCTTTAAAATATATTACTGCATCAGTCACCGGCTTTTTGACAGGTATTTATACATTATTTGTCCCCATATTATCATATGTATTCTTACGCAAAAAACCTTATCCTACCTCAATAGTCGCCGTCTTTTTGTCAACAATAGGTTTATACCTTATCTCTTTTCAAAACACCCTTAACTTTGGGGTTGGAGAAGTTTTTGCACTAATAAATGCTTTTGGTATTGCAGTTCATATCATACTTACAGACTATTACTCAAAAAAATATGATACCACTGTATTAACGGCGATACAAATTATGGTTGTAACTTTTTTATCCATCATCTTTACCTACGCATCAGGTATTGATATAAAAATAAAACCTGAAAAAGATATAATCTTTGCGTTGATTCTAACCGGATTTTTGGCAACTGTAGTGGCTTTCTTCATACAAACTGCCATGCAAAAATATACAACACCCACAAAAGCAGCAATCCTTTTTACACTTGAGCCTGTATCCTCTGCCATTTTTGGCTATTTAATAGGGAAAGAGATATTGACATTTAATCAATATATCGGTGCATCAATAATTATTATTGCTATGCTTGTCAGTGAAGTAGGCAGTGCATTAATAAGGAGTAAGAGATGAAACTGAAAATCTTTTTTATACTATTGTCAGGTGTTATCTCAATATCCTTTGCTGCAATTTTTGTGAGATTTTGTGACGATGTACCCCCTCTTATGATTGCAACATACAGGCTTATTTTTGCAAGTATAATAATTATCTCTATTTTTAAATTTAAACATTATACCATAAGCTCAATAACCAAAAAAGACTTTATTCTGTCAATAATATCCGGGGTAATACTTTCTGCCCATTTTTACACATGGTTTACCTCAATAAAACTTACCTCCATAGCAAGCAGCGTAGTATTAGTCACAACAAGCCCTATCTTTGTCGGCATTTTTTCATTTTTTTTATTAAAAGAAAAACAGAACATAAATATTATTGTAGGGATAGCATTGTCTATTATTGGGAGCACAATTTTAACAATGGGTGATATTAATATAAATAATGCATTGAGCTTTGACAAAAATGCTTTAATCGGAGATATTTTTGCCGTAATTGGTGCTATTGCTGCAGCGATATACATGATGATTGGGAGTAAAGTAAGAGAAAACCTTGACATAATACCTTACATAACAATAACATACACAGCCAGCGCTTTAACACTATTATTAATCTCAATTTTGTCCGGACAAGTATTTATCGGATACAAGCCGTCTTCATACACTTTTATGTTTCTTTTAGCTATCATCCCTCAGCTGATTGGACATACATCGTTAAATTGGGCTTTAAAACACCTCAAAAGCAGCATGGTTGCAATTGTCACTTTAGGTGAGCCGATTGGTGCTGCAATGCTTGGCTATCTTTTTTTTGGAGAAAAGATTGACAAATATCAATTTGTAGGAATAATTCTAATATTTATGGCAATACTTATAGCATCTAAAAAAGCTGCCAAATAAATAAGGAGCTTAGGTAATGTTTCCGTATATTTTTAAAATAGGTAACTTTGAAATCCGTTATTACAGCCTTATGTATCTAATAGGAATATTACTTGCAATCTATTTTACCAAAAAAAAGGCTAAAAAATTGCACTATAACCCTGATGAAATAGAAAACATAATCCTTTTTACATTTATGGGGGGGATATTAGGGGCAAGAATCTATTATGTGCTATTAAAGTGGGAATTTTATAAGAATACACCTTTTGAAATATTGGCTGTATGGCACGGCGGTCTTGCAATACACGGCGGAATAATAGGCGGTTTTTTGACTCTACTTTTAATCACAAAACTCAAGAAAATAAAATTACTCTTTCTCGGGGATTTAATTTTACCATTTTTGCTTTTAGCTCAAGGGATTGGAAGATTTGGGAATTTTGCCAACGGTGAAGCCCACGGAGTCCCAACAATTACTCCGTTATCCATAATATTTTCCCTAAAAAACAAATTTCCCGAATTTTGGGCTACGGTATTAGCTACACTAAAGATAGAAAACAACCCGATATCTGTTTCTACCATAAAAGAGTTAATCGATAGCGGTAAAAAAATAACTGTCATATTTGAAAACAAAGCTTACGAATTAAAATATTATGTGCCTTGGGGGATAAGTTTTCCTAAAAAATACTTCCCCCCTGCCTACCAAGATTTTGGAACACTTCCTGTTCACCCCACCTTTTTTTATGAAATGATTTTAAACTTCATTGGGGCCGCTTTTTTAATAATATTGTGGAAAAATGATAAAAATCTTGGGGCGGGAAAAATCACTGGGCTTTACCTGATACTTTACGGAATCATAAGAGGTTTTGTCACCACTTTCAGAGCAGATGATCTTATGATTGGAATTTTCAGAGCACCTCATTTGGCAAGTATGGCAATGGTAATTATAGGAGCCATTATTCTATACAAAGGGGGAACAAGTGAAAACAGATAGAGAAACCGCACTATCAGTTTTACAGGAATATACTAAATCCAATTCTCTTTTGAAACATGCATTTGCTGTAGAGCAAGCGATGAAATCTTATGCCAAAAAGTTTGGTGAAGATACCGAAAAGTGGGGCTTTACCGGACTGCTGCACGATTTTGATTATGAAATGTACCCAAGTATCGATGAACATCCTTCTAAGGGGGTGGAAATACTGAAGGAGAAAGGGGTAGATGAAGATATATTGCAAGCCATTTTAGGGCATGCAGATTATACCAATACACCCAGAAACACACTTATGGCAAAAACACTTTTTGCAGTTGATGAACTTTGTGGTTTTTTAATGGCTTGTGGCTACGTAAGACCTGACAAAAAAATATCAAATCTGGAAGTCAAAAGTGTTAAGAAAAAACTAAAAGACAAATCTTTTGCAAAAGGTGTCAACAGAGATGACATCGAAAAGGGGATTTTAGAACTCGGTATTGATAAAGATGAGCATATTAAGTTTGTTATCGATTCCCTGGCAGAAATTGAAGATATACTTATGGCATAAAATAATAATTTTTATGGAATATACATTGAATTATAAATTACATTCTGATATTATATTTATTTAGAATTTTAAGATGGAGGATTTATGTTTGGAAAAATATTAGATATATTTTCTAATGATATGGCAATAGATTTGGGTACTGCCAATACACTCATTTATATAAAGGGTAAAGGGATTGTCTGTAGCGAACCTTCCGTTGTAGCTATTAACAACGATACAAAAGAGGTACTTGCAGTAGGAAATGAAGCAAAAAGTATGTTGGGAAGGACTCCTGCAAATATTGTTGCAATAAGACCAATGAAAGACGGAGTTATTGCCAATTTTGAAATAACCGAAAAAATGATTAGATATTTCATTCAAAAAGTTAATCAAAGGAGGTCTTTAGTAAGGCCGAGAATTATCATTTGTGTCCCTTCAGGTGGGACTCAAGTTGAAAAAAGAGCCGTCAAAGACTCTGCAATACAGGCAGGTGCAAGGGAAGTCTACCTGATAGAAGAACCTATGGCTGCAGCAATAGGTGCTGGTCTTCCTATTGAGGAGCCTTGCGGAAATATGATAGTGGATATTGGCGGAGGGACAACTGAGATTGCAGTGATATCATTATCAGGTATAGTATACTCCAATTCCGTAAGGGTTGGCGGAGATGAAATGGATGAAGCAATTATCAACTATATCAAAAGGAAATACAATCTGCTCATCGGAACGTATACCGCCGAACAAATAAAAATAAAAATTGGCTCTGCATTTGAGCTGGAAGAAAGTTTGAGTATTGAGATAAAAGGTAGGGACTTAGTAAACGGTATACCAAAAACAATCGAAATCACTGATGCTGAGATTAGAGAAGCCATAGAATATGCTGTTTCAAAAATTATTGAAGCGGTAAAAGTTGCACTTGAAAAAACTCCGCCTGAATTATCTGCAGATATTGTTGACAGAGGGATAGTTTTGACAGGTGGCGGTGCTCTGCTAAAAGGGCTTGATAAAAGATTGTCAAGCGAAACTGGTCTGCCAATAATTATTGCTGATGACCCGCTAACTGCCGTCGCCCTTGGATCAGGGAAGGCACTTGACGAATTAAAATTGCTAAAGAAAGTATGTTTCTACTAAATAATTGATGGTAAAAAAAAGATACCTTTTTCTGATATTAGCTTTCGTATCAGCCTTAATTATTGTACAAGTTAAAAACCCAAAGATTACCGGACCATTCAGAGGTATTTTGGGAAATATATTAAATCCAATTGTCTATACTTATTATGTTACCTCAAATTCAATAGGTAATTTAGTAAACAATTATATATTTCTCGTTAATGTAAAAAAAGAGAATGAGCTTTTAAAAAAAGAGCTGAACAATTACAAATTTGAAATAAGTATTTTGAAAGAAAAGCTAACAGATTACGAAAGACTAAAACAACTTTTAGAATTTAAAGATGCTTATAATTTTGATACGGTGGCTTGTAATATAATTGGTAAAAACTTAACAGACTCACTTAGCTATTTTATTATCGATAAAGGGATGAAAGACAATATTAAGGTAAATGATACCATTGTCGGGCACACGGGGCTTGTAGGCAAAGTAGATGACGTATATATCAATTCATCTTTAGTCAAAGTTATACTTGATATAACAAATAATGTAAGTGTTATGAATTTTGAAACGCGGACTACCGGTATACTTAAAGGGGATGGCAAAGGTGGTATTTATGTAGATTACTATGATAAATTGGAGCCCGTTCAAATAAACGACCTTTTCATAACGACCGGATTAGGTGGAGTTTATCCAAAAGGGATACCTGTTGGCACAGTAATTAAGATAGAAGATTCTGAAAGTAATCTATTTCAAAAAATTATACTAAAGCCACTAATCAACTTTAATAAAATAGAAAACGCCCTTATTATAAAAAATGTTAAGAAATAAATATTTACAATATGCTACTTTATGTTTTATCGGTACTGTTGTATTTTTAATTTACAACCGTTTTGTGAAGCACTTTGATTTTTTAGTCATTTTTTTCTTACTTTATTTAACCACCGGGAAAAAATTTAAGGACTTTATCTATTACATATTTATTGGCGGTTTATTTTTTGACTACTTATATCCGAGCTATTTTGGCGTAGGTTTTTTTATATTTTATGTAATGTTTATATTTAAAAGTTTTTACGATAAATTTTTTACCAGCGAAAAAAGTCACAGCTACTTCCCTTTTATAATCATATCAATTTTATTTTATAAATCTATACTTGTATTTTTCGTTATGAAGGCTCAAGATATGGAAATAATTAAATTGTTAATTTCGGCAGCCGTAGATTTATCTATATATTACTTGGTAAACTTTTATTTAGTGAGGCAAGAAGTTGTTATTTAGAAAGCTTGAAGACAAGATTAACTTAATTTACAACAAAAAGTCTGTAGTTTTTTTTGCGTTTTTACTTATCGGCTTTTTCATTATCTTTCTTAGACTACTTTATCTGCAAGTTATTAACTATGACAAATATAAAAAAATAGCAGACAACAACAGAATAAGAGTTGTCAGAGTAAAAGCAGATCGCGGATTTATTTATGATAGAAATGATAATATTATTGTAAAAAATAAACCAAGCTATAACCTTTATCTCGTAAGAGAAGATATTGAAGATAAAAATAATTTATTAAATTTAATAAACCAAAAGATACCTATCGATAGAGAATTAATAGAAAAAAGATTAAAAAAAGCATACTACTATCAAGAAGTTCTTGCATATAGAGGGTTAACTTTTGAAGAGTTGTCATATTTCAGTGAAAATATTGAAGACTTACAGGGGGTAAGTATAAAACTTGACCCGGTAAGAGACTATCTGGATAGCACTTCAATGAGCCATATAATCGGATATCTTGGGGAAACTACAGAGCAGGATTTAAAAACAAAGCCAAATTACTTCGGCGGGGACTTAATTGGCAAAACCGGTGTTGAATATTTTTATGAAGATATACTAAAGGGGAAAGACGGGAAAAAGTTTATTGAAGTAGACAGCTTGGGTCAAACTATAAATACCATAGAATTTCAGCCCCCGATTAACGGAAAATCTCTTAAGCTTTCAGTAGACTACAGGCTTCAAAAGTTTGCTCAAAAGCTTTTTGGGAATAAGCGCGGGTCTATAGTCGTTGAAGATGTTCAAACCGGTGAATTAATACTATTATTTTCTTCCCCCACATACGACCTTAATGATTTTGTACCATATATCACACAAGAAAACTGGGACAAACTTATAAAGGATAACAAAAAACCGCTACTTAACAGGGCTATTGAAAGCCATTACCCGCCGGGCTCTATCTTTAAAATACTAATGGCACTTATAGGGCTAAAGGAAAAAGTCATTACCCCAAATACGGAATTTTTTTGTAATGGTAAACTTGAGTTTGGTAACTATGAATACAAATGCTGGAAAACTGCAGGGCACGGAGATGTGGATTTAAAAAAGGCAATAGCTGAATCATGCGACGTATACTTTTATAATTTGGGGCTACAGTTGGGAATAGATAAAATTTCAGAATATGCAAAGAGATTTAAATTGGGTGAATACACAAATGTAGATATACCTAATGAAAAAAGTGGGATATTCCCTAATAGAGATTGGAAAAAAAATGCTTTTAACCAAATATGGTTTCCAGGAGAAACAATTATAACTTCAATTGGTCAGGGGTATATCAGTGTAACCCCTATTCAATTGGTCAATATGTTTGCGGGAATTTTCAACGGAGGAAAAATACTAAAACCTCATATTGTAAAGTCAATAATAGATGATAACGGAGAAACTTTAACCAAAACAGAAATCTACGACACTATTACAATTCCGGAAAAGATAAAAAAATCCATTCTCGAAGGGATGACGGAGGCGGTCTATGGCAGACACGGCACATCTTACAGGGCAAGGGTAGAATCAATATCCGTTGCAGGAAAAACAGGGACAGCACAAGTAGTCAGCCTTAAAAAAACCGAAAAATATGACGATGATAAAATTCCTGAAAAATATAGAGACCATTCTTGGTTTGCAGCGGTCTTCCCCGCACAACAACCTCAATACGCTCTCATTGCAATGGTTGAGCACGGAGGCTCGGGCAGCCAGAGTGCCGCAGCTCTTGCCGGTGCAATAATAAATAAAATGGTGGACTTAAATTATGTTTCAGATTGATAAAAGACAGCTTAAAAACTTTGACGTCATATTGGTATTAATAATTTTTTTAATTAATATATGTGGTATTTTAGCAATTTACAGCGCTTCGTATGATATGGCTGATGGGACATTTGATGCATATTACAAAAAACAGATACTATGGTTTATCATAGGGATATTGACCTTTTTATTCTTTTCTGCAGTTAGCTATAAGAGATGGATAGAATACGCATATGTTTTATATGCATTGGGTATCATTCTTCTGATTCTCGTCTTAATAATAGGACATGTAGGTATGGGTGCCCAAAGATGGATAAATATCGGCGGTTTTAGACTACAACCTTCCGAAACATTTAAAATAATATTTGTCATTATTTTAGCTTACAACTTTCGGGATTTATCCGAAAATAATCTGACACTTATTGATATCATAAAAAAGTCTTTAATTTTGTTCCCCCCTTTTCTACTTATTTTCTTACAACCAGACCTTGGCACAGCTGTAATATTTTTGGCCGTATGGGGTATGGTTTTACTATACAGAGGGGTTACAAAATGGACTTTTCTTATCAGTCTTTTCACATTTGTTTTAAGTATGCCGGTATTATGGTTTAACCTAAAAGAATACCAGAAAAACAGAGTACTCACTTTTTTAAATCCTGAAAGAGACCCTTTTGGAAGTGGCTACCATGTAATACAGTCTAAAGTCGCTATAGGCTCAGGAGGGATTTTTGGAAAAGGGTTTCTTCAAGGTACGCAAACTCACTTAAAATTTTTACCTGAAAGACATACGGATTTTATATTTTCACTTATTAACGAAGAATTTGGACTAATTGGTGGCAGTATAATACTATTATTATTTATCCTGCTAATATACAGAATTATTCAAAATGCCACTGAAACAAGTGAGCCAACGGCAAAAATACTTTGTATTGCTGTTGCTTCCGTTACATTCTTTCAAGTTTTTGTTAATTCAGCAATGACTGTATCATTAATGCCCGTGGTTGGAATACCTATGCCTTTCATAAGCTACGGGGGTTCATCAATGTTAACATTTATGGCAATGATGGGTCTTGTTAATTCCGCAAAAATGAGAAAATTTAATTCCCCTTCGGAATATTAAAAAATAATTAAGGACTATATATGGAATATTTAAAACTATTAAATGTCAACAAACCTCTGAGATATATTAACAATGAGTTTAACTCATACCATAAAAACGACCCCGATGCACTTAAGTTTTGCCTTATTTTCCCTGATGTTTATGAAGTAGGTATGTCTCACTTGGGCATAAAAATACTATATGAACGCCTTAATCAGGAAAAAAATATTATTTGCGAAAGATTCTTTATGCCTTGGGTTGATGCTCTTGATGAGTTTGGTAAAG
Proteins encoded in this window:
- a CDS encoding EamA family transporter is translated as MNKKALEYLADLSLLLIALIWGSTFIIVKESIEKVEPSLFISYRFLIASLILLPFLIIKKDKVNKDSVLAGLFIGAVLFTVFYFQTFALKYITASVTGFLTGIYTLFVPILSYVFLRKKPYPTSIVAVFLSTIGLYLISFQNTLNFGVGEVFALINAFGIAVHIILTDYYSKKYDTTVLTAIQIMVVTFLSIIFTYASGIDIKIKPEKDIIFALILTGFLATVVAFFIQTAMQKYTTPTKAAILFTLEPVSSAIFGYLIGKEILTFNQYIGASIIIIAMLVSEVGSALIRSKR
- a CDS encoding DMT family transporter; the encoded protein is MFKGVAAAIVSAVCFAFLAIFAKLGYNLGISTSDMLFFRFALGFLTFTIYFLIKDYNLFFIKKINLLKAFFAGSFLYFTQSNLFFLAVKNISVSTASLILYMYPLFVTILSIIIFKYKLNTVTSISLGLIILGSCLIFYDAFANKYSFFGILCALGAATTFSFYLIFIQYSLQTQKPLTFSFYVILFASITFAFNADYSMPVNHNTILLILGLSFVSTFLAISLLYVSIEIIGAVYASIFSSIEPVITVLASVVILSEKVNSIKVAGMTLILISILLPQLKKLRFMTYEQKSS
- the rodA gene encoding rod shape-determining protein RodA — translated: MFQIDKRQLKNFDVILVLIIFLINICGILAIYSASYDMADGTFDAYYKKQILWFIIGILTFLFFSAVSYKRWIEYAYVLYALGIILLILVLIIGHVGMGAQRWINIGGFRLQPSETFKIIFVIILAYNFRDLSENNLTLIDIIKKSLILFPPFLLIFLQPDLGTAVIFLAVWGMVLLYRGVTKWTFLISLFTFVLSMPVLWFNLKEYQKNRVLTFLNPERDPFGSGYHVIQSKVAIGSGGIFGKGFLQGTQTHLKFLPERHTDFIFSLINEEFGLIGGSIILLLFILLIYRIIQNATETSEPTAKILCIAVASVTFFQVFVNSAMTVSLMPVVGIPMPFISYGGSSMLTFMAMMGLVNSAKMRKFNSPSEY
- a CDS encoding EamA family transporter — translated: MKLKIFFILLSGVISISFAAIFVRFCDDVPPLMIATYRLIFASIIIISIFKFKHYTISSITKKDFILSIISGVILSAHFYTWFTSIKLTSIASSVVLVTTSPIFVGIFSFFLLKEKQNINIIVGIALSIIGSTILTMGDININNALSFDKNALIGDIFAVIGAIAAAIYMMIGSKVRENLDIIPYITITYTASALTLLLISILSGQVFIGYKPSSYTFMFLLAIIPQLIGHTSLNWALKHLKSSMVAIVTLGEPIGAAMLGYLFFGEKIDKYQFVGIILIFMAILIASKKAAK
- the lgt gene encoding prolipoprotein diacylglyceryl transferase, yielding MFPYIFKIGNFEIRYYSLMYLIGILLAIYFTKKKAKKLHYNPDEIENIILFTFMGGILGARIYYVLLKWEFYKNTPFEILAVWHGGLAIHGGIIGGFLTLLLITKLKKIKLLFLGDLILPFLLLAQGIGRFGNFANGEAHGVPTITPLSIIFSLKNKFPEFWATVLATLKIENNPISVSTIKELIDSGKKITVIFENKAYELKYYVPWGISFPKKYFPPAYQDFGTLPVHPTFFYEMILNFIGAAFLIILWKNDKNLGAGKITGLYLILYGIIRGFVTTFRADDLMIGIFRAPHLASMAMVIIGAIILYKGGTSENR
- the mreC gene encoding rod shape-determining protein MreC, whose protein sequence is MVKKRYLFLILAFVSALIIVQVKNPKITGPFRGILGNILNPIVYTYYVTSNSIGNLVNNYIFLVNVKKENELLKKELNNYKFEISILKEKLTDYERLKQLLEFKDAYNFDTVACNIIGKNLTDSLSYFIIDKGMKDNIKVNDTIVGHTGLVGKVDDVYINSSLVKVILDITNNVSVMNFETRTTGILKGDGKGGIYVDYYDKLEPVQINDLFITTGLGGVYPKGIPVGTVIKIEDSESNLFQKIILKPLINFNKIENALIIKNVKK
- a CDS encoding HDIG domain-containing protein; the encoded protein is MKTDRETALSVLQEYTKSNSLLKHAFAVEQAMKSYAKKFGEDTEKWGFTGLLHDFDYEMYPSIDEHPSKGVEILKEKGVDEDILQAILGHADYTNTPRNTLMAKTLFAVDELCGFLMACGYVRPDKKISNLEVKSVKKKLKDKSFAKGVNRDDIEKGILELGIDKDEHIKFVIDSLAEIEDILMA
- a CDS encoding rod shape-determining protein, with translation MFGKILDIFSNDMAIDLGTANTLIYIKGKGIVCSEPSVVAINNDTKEVLAVGNEAKSMLGRTPANIVAIRPMKDGVIANFEITEKMIRYFIQKVNQRRSLVRPRIIICVPSGGTQVEKRAVKDSAIQAGAREVYLIEEPMAAAIGAGLPIEEPCGNMIVDIGGGTTEIAVISLSGIVYSNSVRVGGDEMDEAIINYIKRKYNLLIGTYTAEQIKIKIGSAFELEESLSIEIKGRDLVNGIPKTIEITDAEIREAIEYAVSKIIEAVKVALEKTPPELSADIVDRGIVLTGGGALLKGLDKRLSSETGLPIIIADDPLTAVALGSGKALDELKLLKKVCFY
- the mrdA gene encoding penicillin-binding protein 2; the protein is MLFRKLEDKINLIYNKKSVVFFAFLLIGFFIIFLRLLYLQVINYDKYKKIADNNRIRVVRVKADRGFIYDRNDNIIVKNKPSYNLYLVREDIEDKNNLLNLINQKIPIDRELIEKRLKKAYYYQEVLAYRGLTFEELSYFSENIEDLQGVSIKLDPVRDYLDSTSMSHIIGYLGETTEQDLKTKPNYFGGDLIGKTGVEYFYEDILKGKDGKKFIEVDSLGQTINTIEFQPPINGKSLKLSVDYRLQKFAQKLFGNKRGSIVVEDVQTGELILLFSSPTYDLNDFVPYITQENWDKLIKDNKKPLLNRAIESHYPPGSIFKILMALIGLKEKVITPNTEFFCNGKLEFGNYEYKCWKTAGHGDVDLKKAIAESCDVYFYNLGLQLGIDKISEYAKRFKLGEYTNVDIPNEKSGIFPNRDWKKNAFNQIWFPGETIITSIGQGYISVTPIQLVNMFAGIFNGGKILKPHIVKSIIDDNGETLTKTEIYDTITIPEKIKKSILEGMTEAVYGRHGTSYRARVESISVAGKTGTAQVVSLKKTEKYDDDKIPEKYRDHSWFAAVFPAQQPQYALIAMVEHGGSGSQSAAALAGAIINKMVDLNYVSD